In Halichondria panicea chromosome 13, odHalPani1.1, whole genome shotgun sequence, one genomic interval encodes:
- the LOC135346053 gene encoding TNF receptor-associated factor 4-like isoform X2, with product MFKTQSNCFPLKIMTMNSGTLTKQQSTQNGYSFEFSGKIPDELVCKMCNKVLKDPRQVVCCGQHYCQGCIEKRINSNYTCPTCRTPSFNHFRDVHFEQRINQLKIHCPHQKQGCKWTGDMTGLKNHLSAAQGCAYEGIPCPNKCGHTISRKDIKEHLGKQCIQRRVKCQYCSLENTYKVITGSHYGVCPNYPVKCPYNCGQKTVKRSELQKHEQTCPMKPVQCPFQSAGCQVKIVQKDFQEHMSTNTQYHLDMVTKSFDALRSRAESADRELRKVQAEMSEVRTREESGKKLIDRRLTAIGTNVEELIKTCTENQRFAVHSIRSLTDDSYHLQEIGQPITFQMINYSDFKRTGKIWYSSPFYVADGYKMCVAIDSNGNGVGQGSCITASLCLMRGEFDDDLNWPVELPFHLIIEILRSSDTFESGSPNEGVPPNPKAYMYFHEDTPQMRVTEGMMVEARKCENFARHDVVEEWMLFYDAVTFKVYAESEFL from the exons ATGTTCAAGACTCAGAGCAACTGTTTTCCACTAAAG ATAATGACAATGAACAGTGGAACACTGACAAAACAACAGAGCACACAAAATGGATACTCGTTCGAGTTTTCAGGGAAGATTCCGGACGAACTTGTCTGCAAGATGTGCAACAAAGTCTTGAAGGACCCACGACAAGTGGTGTGCTGCGGACAACACTACTGCCAAGGTTGCATCGAGAAACGAATCAATTCCAACTACACCTGCCCAACCTGCCGCACACCGAGCTTCAACCATTTCCGAGACGTTCATTTCGAACAAAGGATAAACCAGCTCAAGATCCACTGCCCTCATCAGAAACAGGGCTGTAAGTGGACGGGGGACATGACAGGGCTCAAAAATCATCTCTCGGCCGCTCAGGGGTGTGCCTACGAAGGAATCCCCTGTCCAAACAAGTGCGGGCACACAATCTCGAGGAAGGACATCAAGGAGCATCTTGGGAAGCAGTGCATTCAGAGGAGAGTCAAATGTCAGTACTGCAGCCTTGAGAATACGTACAAGGTCATCACCGGCAGTCATTATGGCGTCTGCCCAAACTACCCAGTCAAGTGCCCCTACAACTGTGGCCAGAAAACTGTGAAACGATCGGAGCTCCAGAAGCACGAGCAGACTTGTCCGATGAAGCCAGTCCAGTGTCCATTCCAGAGTGCCGGATGCCAGGTCAAGATTGTGCAGAAGGATTTCCAGGAGCACATGAGCACCAACACACAGTACCATCTCGACATGGTCACCAAGTCCTTTGATGCTCTTCGTTCGAGAGCCGAGTCAGCAGACAGAGAGCTACGAAAGGTACAAGCGGAAATGTCTGAAGTTCGCACAAGAGAAGAGTCCGGAAAAAAATTAATCGACCGAAGATTGACGGCCATTGGTACAAACGTTGAAGAGCTCATCAAAACGTGCACTGAAAACCAACGATTTGCCGTACACTCGATTCGTTCGCTCACTGACGACAGTTATCACCTGCAAGAAATCGGGCAGCCAATCACGTTCCAAATGATCAACTACTCGGACTTCAAGCGTACCGGCAAGATTTGGTACAGCTCTCCTTTCTACGTTGCCGACGGCTACAAAATGTGCGTTGCAATCGATTCTAATGGCAACGGTGTTGGGCAAGGCTCCTGTATCACTGCCTCACTCTGTTTGATGAGGGGAGAGTTCGACGATGACTTAAACTGGCCGGTTGAGCTCCCCTTTCATTTAATCATCGAAATCCTCCGAAGCAGCGACACGTTCGAGAGCGGCAGTCCAAACGAGGGGGTTCCCCCCAACCCCAAAgcgtacatgtacttccaCGAGGACACCCCCCAGATGAGGGTCACGGAAGGTATGATGGTTGAGGCGAGAAAATGCGAGAACTTTGCACGTCACGATGTGGTAGAGGAGTGGATGCTCTTCTACGACGCTGTTACCTTCAAAGTATATGCAGAATCCGAATTTCTGTAA
- the LOC135346053 gene encoding TNF receptor-associated factor 4-like isoform X3: MESSVWNKVTKIMTMNSGTLTKQQSTQNGYSFEFSGKIPDELVCKMCNKVLKDPRQVVCCGQHYCQGCIEKRINSNYTCPTCRTPSFNHFRDVHFEQRINQLKIHCPHQKQGCKWTGDMTGLKNHLSAAQGCAYEGIPCPNKCGHTISRKDIKEHLGKQCIQRRVKCQYCSLENTYKVITGSHYGVCPNYPVKCPYNCGQKTVKRSELQKHEQTCPMKPVQCPFQSAGCQVKIVQKDFQEHMSTNTQYHLDMVTKSFDALRSRAESADRELRKVQAEMSEVRTREESGKKLIDRRLTAIGTNVEELIKTCTENQRFAVHSIRSLTDDSYHLQEIGQPITFQMINYSDFKRTGKIWYSSPFYVADGYKMCVAIDSNGNGVGQGSCITASLCLMRGEFDDDLNWPVELPFHLIIEILRSSDTFESGSPNEGVPPNPKAYMYFHEDTPQMRVTEGMMVEARKCENFARHDVVEEWMLFYDAVTFKVYAESEFL, translated from the exons ATGGAGAGTTCAGTGTGGAATAAAGTTACAAAG ATAATGACAATGAACAGTGGAACACTGACAAAACAACAGAGCACACAAAATGGATACTCGTTCGAGTTTTCAGGGAAGATTCCGGACGAACTTGTCTGCAAGATGTGCAACAAAGTCTTGAAGGACCCACGACAAGTGGTGTGCTGCGGACAACACTACTGCCAAGGTTGCATCGAGAAACGAATCAATTCCAACTACACCTGCCCAACCTGCCGCACACCGAGCTTCAACCATTTCCGAGACGTTCATTTCGAACAAAGGATAAACCAGCTCAAGATCCACTGCCCTCATCAGAAACAGGGCTGTAAGTGGACGGGGGACATGACAGGGCTCAAAAATCATCTCTCGGCCGCTCAGGGGTGTGCCTACGAAGGAATCCCCTGTCCAAACAAGTGCGGGCACACAATCTCGAGGAAGGACATCAAGGAGCATCTTGGGAAGCAGTGCATTCAGAGGAGAGTCAAATGTCAGTACTGCAGCCTTGAGAATACGTACAAGGTCATCACCGGCAGTCATTATGGCGTCTGCCCAAACTACCCAGTCAAGTGCCCCTACAACTGTGGCCAGAAAACTGTGAAACGATCGGAGCTCCAGAAGCACGAGCAGACTTGTCCGATGAAGCCAGTCCAGTGTCCATTCCAGAGTGCCGGATGCCAGGTCAAGATTGTGCAGAAGGATTTCCAGGAGCACATGAGCACCAACACACAGTACCATCTCGACATGGTCACCAAGTCCTTTGATGCTCTTCGTTCGAGAGCCGAGTCAGCAGACAGAGAGCTACGAAAGGTACAAGCGGAAATGTCTGAAGTTCGCACAAGAGAAGAGTCCGGAAAAAAATTAATCGACCGAAGATTGACGGCCATTGGTACAAACGTTGAAGAGCTCATCAAAACGTGCACTGAAAACCAACGATTTGCCGTACACTCGATTCGTTCGCTCACTGACGACAGTTATCACCTGCAAGAAATCGGGCAGCCAATCACGTTCCAAATGATCAACTACTCGGACTTCAAGCGTACCGGCAAGATTTGGTACAGCTCTCCTTTCTACGTTGCCGACGGCTACAAAATGTGCGTTGCAATCGATTCTAATGGCAACGGTGTTGGGCAAGGCTCCTGTATCACTGCCTCACTCTGTTTGATGAGGGGAGAGTTCGACGATGACTTAAACTGGCCGGTTGAGCTCCCCTTTCATTTAATCATCGAAATCCTCCGAAGCAGCGACACGTTCGAGAGCGGCAGTCCAAACGAGGGGGTTCCCCCCAACCCCAAAgcgtacatgtacttccaCGAGGACACCCCCCAGATGAGGGTCACGGAAGGTATGATGGTTGAGGCGAGAAAATGCGAGAACTTTGCACGTCACGATGTGGTAGAGGAGTGGATGCTCTTCTACGACGCTGTTACCTTCAAAGTATATGCAGAATCCGAATTTCTGTAA
- the LOC135346053 gene encoding TNF receptor-associated factor 4-like isoform X4 produces MTMNSGTLTKQQSTQNGYSFEFSGKIPDELVCKMCNKVLKDPRQVVCCGQHYCQGCIEKRINSNYTCPTCRTPSFNHFRDVHFEQRINQLKIHCPHQKQGCKWTGDMTGLKNHLSAAQGCAYEGIPCPNKCGHTISRKDIKEHLGKQCIQRRVKCQYCSLENTYKVITGSHYGVCPNYPVKCPYNCGQKTVKRSELQKHEQTCPMKPVQCPFQSAGCQVKIVQKDFQEHMSTNTQYHLDMVTKSFDALRSRAESADRELRKVQAEMSEVRTREESGKKLIDRRLTAIGTNVEELIKTCTENQRFAVHSIRSLTDDSYHLQEIGQPITFQMINYSDFKRTGKIWYSSPFYVADGYKMCVAIDSNGNGVGQGSCITASLCLMRGEFDDDLNWPVELPFHLIIEILRSSDTFESGSPNEGVPPNPKAYMYFHEDTPQMRVTEGMMVEARKCENFARHDVVEEWMLFYDAVTFKVYAESEFL; encoded by the coding sequence ATGACAATGAACAGTGGAACACTGACAAAACAACAGAGCACACAAAATGGATACTCGTTCGAGTTTTCAGGGAAGATTCCGGACGAACTTGTCTGCAAGATGTGCAACAAAGTCTTGAAGGACCCACGACAAGTGGTGTGCTGCGGACAACACTACTGCCAAGGTTGCATCGAGAAACGAATCAATTCCAACTACACCTGCCCAACCTGCCGCACACCGAGCTTCAACCATTTCCGAGACGTTCATTTCGAACAAAGGATAAACCAGCTCAAGATCCACTGCCCTCATCAGAAACAGGGCTGTAAGTGGACGGGGGACATGACAGGGCTCAAAAATCATCTCTCGGCCGCTCAGGGGTGTGCCTACGAAGGAATCCCCTGTCCAAACAAGTGCGGGCACACAATCTCGAGGAAGGACATCAAGGAGCATCTTGGGAAGCAGTGCATTCAGAGGAGAGTCAAATGTCAGTACTGCAGCCTTGAGAATACGTACAAGGTCATCACCGGCAGTCATTATGGCGTCTGCCCAAACTACCCAGTCAAGTGCCCCTACAACTGTGGCCAGAAAACTGTGAAACGATCGGAGCTCCAGAAGCACGAGCAGACTTGTCCGATGAAGCCAGTCCAGTGTCCATTCCAGAGTGCCGGATGCCAGGTCAAGATTGTGCAGAAGGATTTCCAGGAGCACATGAGCACCAACACACAGTACCATCTCGACATGGTCACCAAGTCCTTTGATGCTCTTCGTTCGAGAGCCGAGTCAGCAGACAGAGAGCTACGAAAGGTACAAGCGGAAATGTCTGAAGTTCGCACAAGAGAAGAGTCCGGAAAAAAATTAATCGACCGAAGATTGACGGCCATTGGTACAAACGTTGAAGAGCTCATCAAAACGTGCACTGAAAACCAACGATTTGCCGTACACTCGATTCGTTCGCTCACTGACGACAGTTATCACCTGCAAGAAATCGGGCAGCCAATCACGTTCCAAATGATCAACTACTCGGACTTCAAGCGTACCGGCAAGATTTGGTACAGCTCTCCTTTCTACGTTGCCGACGGCTACAAAATGTGCGTTGCAATCGATTCTAATGGCAACGGTGTTGGGCAAGGCTCCTGTATCACTGCCTCACTCTGTTTGATGAGGGGAGAGTTCGACGATGACTTAAACTGGCCGGTTGAGCTCCCCTTTCATTTAATCATCGAAATCCTCCGAAGCAGCGACACGTTCGAGAGCGGCAGTCCAAACGAGGGGGTTCCCCCCAACCCCAAAgcgtacatgtacttccaCGAGGACACCCCCCAGATGAGGGTCACGGAAGGTATGATGGTTGAGGCGAGAAAATGCGAGAACTTTGCACGTCACGATGTGGTAGAGGAGTGGATGCTCTTCTACGACGCTGTTACCTTCAAAGTATATGCAGAATCCGAATTTCTGTAA
- the LOC135346053 gene encoding TNF receptor-associated factor 4-like isoform X1: MCTRTDSIRFISAKERNKIMTMNSGTLTKQQSTQNGYSFEFSGKIPDELVCKMCNKVLKDPRQVVCCGQHYCQGCIEKRINSNYTCPTCRTPSFNHFRDVHFEQRINQLKIHCPHQKQGCKWTGDMTGLKNHLSAAQGCAYEGIPCPNKCGHTISRKDIKEHLGKQCIQRRVKCQYCSLENTYKVITGSHYGVCPNYPVKCPYNCGQKTVKRSELQKHEQTCPMKPVQCPFQSAGCQVKIVQKDFQEHMSTNTQYHLDMVTKSFDALRSRAESADRELRKVQAEMSEVRTREESGKKLIDRRLTAIGTNVEELIKTCTENQRFAVHSIRSLTDDSYHLQEIGQPITFQMINYSDFKRTGKIWYSSPFYVADGYKMCVAIDSNGNGVGQGSCITASLCLMRGEFDDDLNWPVELPFHLIIEILRSSDTFESGSPNEGVPPNPKAYMYFHEDTPQMRVTEGMMVEARKCENFARHDVVEEWMLFYDAVTFKVYAESEFL; this comes from the exons ATGTGTACCAGAACAGACTCCATCCGTTTCATTTCGGCGAAAGAGAGGAATAAA ATAATGACAATGAACAGTGGAACACTGACAAAACAACAGAGCACACAAAATGGATACTCGTTCGAGTTTTCAGGGAAGATTCCGGACGAACTTGTCTGCAAGATGTGCAACAAAGTCTTGAAGGACCCACGACAAGTGGTGTGCTGCGGACAACACTACTGCCAAGGTTGCATCGAGAAACGAATCAATTCCAACTACACCTGCCCAACCTGCCGCACACCGAGCTTCAACCATTTCCGAGACGTTCATTTCGAACAAAGGATAAACCAGCTCAAGATCCACTGCCCTCATCAGAAACAGGGCTGTAAGTGGACGGGGGACATGACAGGGCTCAAAAATCATCTCTCGGCCGCTCAGGGGTGTGCCTACGAAGGAATCCCCTGTCCAAACAAGTGCGGGCACACAATCTCGAGGAAGGACATCAAGGAGCATCTTGGGAAGCAGTGCATTCAGAGGAGAGTCAAATGTCAGTACTGCAGCCTTGAGAATACGTACAAGGTCATCACCGGCAGTCATTATGGCGTCTGCCCAAACTACCCAGTCAAGTGCCCCTACAACTGTGGCCAGAAAACTGTGAAACGATCGGAGCTCCAGAAGCACGAGCAGACTTGTCCGATGAAGCCAGTCCAGTGTCCATTCCAGAGTGCCGGATGCCAGGTCAAGATTGTGCAGAAGGATTTCCAGGAGCACATGAGCACCAACACACAGTACCATCTCGACATGGTCACCAAGTCCTTTGATGCTCTTCGTTCGAGAGCCGAGTCAGCAGACAGAGAGCTACGAAAGGTACAAGCGGAAATGTCTGAAGTTCGCACAAGAGAAGAGTCCGGAAAAAAATTAATCGACCGAAGATTGACGGCCATTGGTACAAACGTTGAAGAGCTCATCAAAACGTGCACTGAAAACCAACGATTTGCCGTACACTCGATTCGTTCGCTCACTGACGACAGTTATCACCTGCAAGAAATCGGGCAGCCAATCACGTTCCAAATGATCAACTACTCGGACTTCAAGCGTACCGGCAAGATTTGGTACAGCTCTCCTTTCTACGTTGCCGACGGCTACAAAATGTGCGTTGCAATCGATTCTAATGGCAACGGTGTTGGGCAAGGCTCCTGTATCACTGCCTCACTCTGTTTGATGAGGGGAGAGTTCGACGATGACTTAAACTGGCCGGTTGAGCTCCCCTTTCATTTAATCATCGAAATCCTCCGAAGCAGCGACACGTTCGAGAGCGGCAGTCCAAACGAGGGGGTTCCCCCCAACCCCAAAgcgtacatgtacttccaCGAGGACACCCCCCAGATGAGGGTCACGGAAGGTATGATGGTTGAGGCGAGAAAATGCGAGAACTTTGCACGTCACGATGTGGTAGAGGAGTGGATGCTCTTCTACGACGCTGTTACCTTCAAAGTATATGCAGAATCCGAATTTCTGTAA